From Paenibacillus graminis:
GTTGACACTGGAGGGCTGGTATGCCCTGCACGATTTCCGTTCCCTGAACTGGACAGCCTGGACGGCAGCCGATGATGAAGAACGCGCTGTCGCCCTGGAAGAATTGCATGCCTTTATGCAGGAATGGGGTCCGGTAGAGGAAGCCAAGGAAGGAAGCACTGCAGTGTACTCCATTGTCGGCCAGAAGGCTGATTTCGTGATGATGTTTCTGCGGGAAAGCCTGGAAGCGCTGAACCAGCTTGAAACCGCCTTTAACAAAATCGCCTTTGCCCAATATACAACTAAGTCCTATTCTTATGTCAGCATCGTTGAACTCAGCAACTATGCGGCTGGCGGGAACGCCGGAGACGGCAGTGACCCTATGCAAAATCCGCACGTAGCCGCCCGCTTGAAGCCTGTTCTCCCGCAGACGAAGCATATTTGCTTCTATCCGATGAACAAGAAACGCGAGTTAGCGGACAACTGGTATATGCTCGATATGGAGAAGCGCCGGGAATTAATGTATTCCCACGGGTTAATCGGACGCGGATATGCCGGCAAAGTGAAGCAGATCATCACCGGCTCTGTCGGCTTCGATGACTGGGAGTGGGGCGTCACCCTCTTTGCCGAGGATGCGCTCCAATTCAAGAAGCTGGTGTACGAGATGCGCTTTGATGAGGTTAGTGCCCGCTACGGCGAATTTGGCCCGTTCTATGTCGGGAATCTGCTGACACCGGACACCTTTGAAGAACTGCTGAAGCTGTAGCAGCCGAAGATACCGATAAAGCATAAGGGAAGGCTCCCTGTCTGGGGGCCTTCCCTTTATTTGAGTTTATGTTATAAATAGACCGCCCTGGTCAAAAGAGACGGTCTATTTCCTGACTACTTTTCCGAAAGCCGCTTGCCCTTAAAAGCGGCTATTGCAAACAGGGAGCCGTGTTGGCAGCACGGCTCTCTTTGCATTGTACGTCTTATCTACCTTTACTATACCGCAAGTGGATTGAGTAAATAAATATATCCCACTCCAAATCACTCATGCTGACGGGTCCTTGCCGTCATCCTCTCCGTCTTCGTCATCTTCACGCAAGCTCTCCAGGTATTCCGCCGTCGCCCGGTCGCGGGCCCGGCCCTTATCCTTCAGGCGCTCAATTGCCGGCAAAATGAGGATGTCGATTTCTTTCTGGACATTGTAGGCGAGATCGTAACGGCTCTGATCCTCCAGATAAGAACCGACCTCAATCAGTCCATTATATCGGTCCAGCTCCTCCCTCGTCAGCAGCCCGCGAACTTGAACGCTGCAGTGGCGCATCCTAGAGGAATCTTCCTTTCTTCAGTACCAGCGGAATGCCGCCGATGATGAACAGATAACGCATGTCTACAACCTTCTTCAGCTGGGCCGCTGTCCAGCCTTTATACTTCTTCTCTCCCACTACAGCGATGCCTTGTCCTTTGCCCAGCGAAGCTACAGTGCCCTTGTTGCTGAAAGCGAACTTCTTCGGCTGCTGGCTGCGAATCGCGGCCACCAGATTATGGGCACAGCATTCTCCCTGCTGCATGGCAATTTGTGCCGTCGGGGGATATGGGCGTCCTTCCGGATTAATCATCAGGGAGCCGTCACCGATAATAAAAATATTCTCGTGTCCCGGGGCGCGCAGATATTCATCTACCTTCACCCGTCCGCGCATGGCTTCAAAACCCGCTGCTTCAATCAGACGGTTGCCGCGGATGCCGCCGGTCCAAACAATGGTGGAAGCCTTGATCTCTTCACCTGTCGCAAGGATAACTCCGCCCGGCAGACATTCCTTGATCGCTACACCGATCTTGAAGGTCACACCCTTCTTCGTCAGCACAGTCATTGCATGCTCTACCAATTCAGGGGCGAAGCCCGGCAGTGCCGTCGGAGCAGCCTCCACGTTGTAGATATTGACCATGCTTGGGTCCACATCGAATTCCTTGCACAGTGCCGGAATACGGTCTGCCAGCTCCGCCACAAATTCAATGCCGCTGAAGCCTGCACCTCCGACAACAAAATTAATATGTTCCTGTGCATTATTTTCATTCTTGTATTTGGCAAATTGATACTCGATATGCTCACGGATCAGCCGTACGGAATTAATGCTGCGGATCGTCAGCGCGTATTTGTCCAGTCCCGGAATCCCGAAGGTTTCAGGTTCGCCGCCCAGGGCGATTACAAGATAGTCATAAGACAGCGTGCCGTCTTCCAAAATTACCTTTTTCTGCTGGGTCCGAATTTCCTGCACGGAAGACTTTACGAGATCAATTTTGAATTCATCAATTAATTTTGAAATAGATACGCGGGTATGCTCGATGCTGTCTGTACCTGCAGCAGGCATATGCAGATGGGTTGTGAAATAGTGATACTCATGGCGGTTAACCAGTGTCACATCCGCTTCATTGTAGTTCAAAGCTTTCTGCAGCCGCTGCGCGGTCAAAATACCTCCATATCCCGCGCCTAGGATGACGATTTTGGGAATACTGCTCATGTTCCGGCTCCTTCCAACAGGTGAATCTGTCTATGTGTTATTTTTTGTCAAAAAATTCGGTTTCTTTTGTGAATTTATACACTTAAATTCAGAAGAATTTCCAATTAAACTTAAAGGATTTCTAAAATAACCATATCTATTGTAAACCTTAGTATCGTTTTAATCAAATATTATCATGCAACAAAATGTCACAATTTTCTGCGGAAATCAAGCCTTTGCAGGTCGGCTCCACAATGTTTATAATGTTAGTTAAGCCAGTATGGCAATTTGAAACTATCAACTCGGAGGTGTAATATTACGTGACACTAGAGCAATCCGTTCCTATGAGCGATCTGCTGATCATAGGAGGCGGTCCGGCCGGGATGTTTGCCGCTTTTTACGGCGGGATGCGCCAGGCATCGGTAACCCTTATTGAAAGTATGCCCCAACTCGGAGGGCAGCTTGCTGCTCTTTATCCTGAAAAATATATTTACGACGTGGCCGGATTTCCGAAAGTCACCGGTCAGGAGCTGGTAGATAACCTTTCCCGCCAAATGGAGCTGTTCCAGTCCGATATCCGGCTGGAGGAGAAGGTCGTTTCGCTAAAAAAACAGGACGAACGCCATTTCGTCATTACTACCGATAAAGCGGAATATCACAGCAAAGCCGTGATCATTACCGCAGGCGTAGGCGCTTTTGAACCCCGCCGTCTGGAGCTGCCCGAAGCAGCGCGTTTCGAGAAAGCCAAT
This genomic window contains:
- a CDS encoding NAD(P)/FAD-dependent oxidoreductase encodes the protein MSSIPKIVILGAGYGGILTAQRLQKALNYNEADVTLVNRHEYHYFTTHLHMPAAGTDSIEHTRVSISKLIDEFKIDLVKSSVQEIRTQQKKVILEDGTLSYDYLVIALGGEPETFGIPGLDKYALTIRSINSVRLIREHIEYQFAKYKNENNAQEHINFVVGGAGFSGIEFVAELADRIPALCKEFDVDPSMVNIYNVEAAPTALPGFAPELVEHAMTVLTKKGVTFKIGVAIKECLPGGVILATGEEIKASTIVWTGGIRGNRLIEAAGFEAMRGRVKVDEYLRAPGHENIFIIGDGSLMINPEGRPYPPTAQIAMQQGECCAHNLVAAIRSQQPKKFAFSNKGTVASLGKGQGIAVVGEKKYKGWTAAQLKKVVDMRYLFIIGGIPLVLKKGRFL
- the hemQ gene encoding hydrogen peroxide-dependent heme synthase, producing the protein MNEAALTLEGWYALHDFRSLNWTAWTAADDEERAVALEELHAFMQEWGPVEEAKEGSTAVYSIVGQKADFVMMFLRESLEALNQLETAFNKIAFAQYTTKSYSYVSIVELSNYAAGGNAGDGSDPMQNPHVAARLKPVLPQTKHICFYPMNKKRELADNWYMLDMEKRRELMYSHGLIGRGYAGKVKQIITGSVGFDDWEWGVTLFAEDALQFKKLVYEMRFDEVSARYGEFGPFYVGNLLTPDTFEELLKL